One window of the Esox lucius isolate fEsoLuc1 chromosome 8, fEsoLuc1.pri, whole genome shotgun sequence genome contains the following:
- the LOC105011422 gene encoding serine/arginine-rich splicing factor 11 isoform X3: MPGGGLLPTPNPMASMGGVPLSALGNPNMDPMAAMGMSGNMNPQALSADFLKLMQSMDPTKMNPMAAGMMVNPGMKNDSNKEIEEAMKRVREAQSLISAAIEPGNKKDDKRKHSRSRSRSRRRRSRSRSRHRRSKSRSRRRSHSRSRRRSKSPRRRKSHSRDRGRRSKSRDRRKEEKSKKRSKTPPKSYSSTRRSRSISRRRRRSRSASRSPKKSRSPKRKISRSPSPRRHKKEKKKDKEREKDRDRERDRERKDDRDRGRDERERSPSKKKKSKEKDRERKSDSEKGDIKSSLLLQVTRDYDEEEQGYDSGKEREVEEEERKSDSDSVSSSKPQEESDEKPAGESGKKSKQNGDDHHEDDMEMSD; encoded by the exons ATGCCAGGGGGAGGCCTTCTACCCACTCCAAATCCTATGGCTTCG ATGGGAGGCGTTCCTCTTTCGGCTCTGGGGAATCCGAACATGGATCCCATGGCAGCCATGGGCATGTCTGGCAACATGAACCCACAG GCCCTTTCTGCTGACTTCCTGAAGCTTATGCAGTCCATGGATCCGACTAA GATGAATCCAATGGCTGCTGGAATGATGGTTAATCCTGGTATGAAGAATGACTCCAACAAGGAGATTGAGGAGGCCATGAAGAGGGTCAGAGAAGCTCAGTCACTCATCTCTGCAGCTATCGAGCCTGGAA ATAAGAAAGACGACAAGCGCAAACATTCGCGCTCCAGGTCTCGGTCCAGGCGGAGGAGGTCCCGGTCTCGCTCGCGTCACAG GCGTTCGAAGAGCAGGTCCAGGCGGAGATCGCACTCACGAAGCCGGAGACGGTCCAAGAGCCCCCGCAGGAGGAAGTCCCACTCGAGAGACCGGGGCCGACGCAGCAAATCCAG GGataggaggaaagaggagaaatCCAAAAAGCGCTCCAAGACGCCACCTAAGAGCTACAGCAGTACCAGGAGGTCTCGCAGCATCAGTCG GAGACGTAGAAGAAGCCGCAGCGCCTCTCGCTCGCCAAAGAAGTCCAGGTCCCCAAAGAGGAAAATCTCCCGGTCTCCATCCCCTAGAAG GCAcaagaaggagaaaaagaaggaCAAAGAGCGAGAGAAGGACCGTGACCGTGAACGGGATCGGGAGAGGAAAGACGACCGAGACCGCGGCAGAGATGAAAGGGAGCGATCGCCCAGCAAGAAGAAAAAGAGcaaagagaaggacagagagcgCAAATCTGACAGCGAGAAGGGAGATATCAAG AGCTCTTTGCTCTTGCAGGTGACCAGGGATTATGATGAAGAGGAGCAGGGCTATGACAGTGGAAAAGAACgtgaggtagaggaagaggagaggaagagcgaCTCTGACTCCGTGTCTTCCTCGAAGCCCCAGGAGGAGTCTGACGAGAAGCCCGCAGGAGAGAGTGGCAAGAAGTCCAAACAGAACGGAGATGACCACCATGAAGACGACATGGAGATGAGCGACTAG